One region of Triticum aestivum cultivar Chinese Spring chromosome 6B, IWGSC CS RefSeq v2.1, whole genome shotgun sequence genomic DNA includes:
- the LOC123137782 gene encoding monothiol glutaredoxin-S6, with protein MSLIRIAFSLVLLLAAAESAAATRSPSAFVQNAIYSNRITIFSKSYCPYCMRAKRIFKDLNEDPYVVELDLREDGREIQGVLLDLVGRNTVPQVFVYGHHVGGSDDTKTALSDGQLQKLLGKSQSQ; from the exons ATGTCTCTAATCCGAATAGCTTTTTCTTtggtcctcctcctcgccgcggcGGAGTCCGCGGCGGCGACGCGTTCACCGTCGGCCTTCGTGCAGAACGCTATCTACTCCAACCGCATCACCATCTTCTCCAAATCCTACTGCCC GTACTGTATGCGTGCTAAGCGAATATTTAAAGACCTCAATGAAGATCCTTACGTTGTTGAACTTGATCTCCGAG AGGATGGCCGAGAAATTCAAGGTGTTCTTCTAGACCTAGTTGGGCGCAATACTGTGCCACAGGTGTTTGTGTATGGCCACCACGTTGGTGGCTCAGATG ATACAAAAACTGCTCTTTCAGACGGACAACTTCAGAAGCTTCTTGGTAAGAGTCAGTCGCAGTGA